In a genomic window of Mucilaginibacter sp. KACC 22063:
- a CDS encoding DUF4142 domain-containing protein, producing MKNILWVASIACLIITASACRDNKKAKNFNEKTMVDQDALRFITAANEAGLTEIKVATVAEQNSKNQRVIDFAKMMITDHAKAGKELKTLATGKYVTLDDKISKEHQAMINELSKKTGTEFDKQYMLMMQADHEKTVQDFETATNNKNLAVKDFANQTLPTLKMHLDSAKAIASSLK from the coding sequence ATGAAAAATATTCTCTGGGTGGCATCTATTGCTTGTTTAATTATAACTGCATCTGCTTGCCGCGACAATAAAAAGGCTAAAAATTTTAATGAAAAAACAATGGTTGACCAGGATGCACTGCGTTTTATTACAGCTGCAAATGAAGCCGGGCTAACCGAAATTAAAGTTGCAACTGTGGCTGAACAAAATTCTAAAAACCAGAGAGTTATAGATTTTGCTAAAATGATGATTACAGATCATGCTAAAGCAGGTAAAGAGTTAAAAACGCTTGCTACCGGAAAGTACGTTACACTTGATGATAAGATAAGCAAAGAACATCAAGCCATGATTAATGAACTATCCAAAAAGACAGGAACAGAGTTTGATAAACAATATATGCTAATGATGCAGGCCGACCATGAAAAGACGGTTCAGGACTTTGAAACAGCTACTAACAATAAAAACCTTGCTGTGAAAGATTTTGCCAATCAAACTTTGCCAACACTAAAAATGCACCTCGACTCGGCAAAAGCAATTGCTTCAAGTTTAAAATAA
- a CDS encoding FUSC family membrane protein: MDVHSREIKSFFFSQYFSDGLRISMGILLPSLIFAQFNMLDLGLTLSLGAVCVCVVDTPGPPVYKRNSMLICNALIFVVAIITGFARMNIYLLGLEVVLFSFIFSMFTVYGNRATSVGSAALLIMIFVMDRALQPNQILTYTLQITAGGIWYMVMSLLFFRIRPYRATQQALGENILDVVKFLRIKADFYLIETDIDENYRKLVSQQIKVSQHQDVVRELLFKSRELVKESTHASRILVLTFVDLVDMFEQIMATHYDYQEIRDRFGKTDVLEHIGHIVQRMANELENIGYAVLTNTRYREVYDFGPDLEELKIEIDNTPGNAWTQSNLVLKKILVNVRDLGQKIGDICRYFNSSSSKDLLKNPEGVEYTKFVSHQDYSPEVFFNNITFTSSAFKHALRVSLVCMAGFIITKSNGLLEVINQVTGKKIVFGHHSYWVLLTVIVILKPGYSLSKQRNVERVGGTIIGGIVGVLVLSFVHNRTVEVLFLMVFMVGAYSFLRVNYITSVIFMTPYVLILFKFLGVGHLDVAEERIIDTLIGAVIAFLASYLLFPTWESDQLITTARDVVDSNNKYLITIGENLIGRPISVTDYKLARKDVFVNSANLSAAFERMISEPQSKQRKSKDVHKYVVLNHILSSYLATIASNLAGKSLTGIRTDNLKALKKNVAVLNEVTKKLGGMPVEFNTENPSVVAEDTNADQDLLRDQLGFINKISTDINRVTDAIITIH; the protein is encoded by the coding sequence ATGGACGTACATTCCCGTGAAATAAAAAGCTTCTTCTTTAGCCAGTATTTTTCAGACGGGCTTAGGATATCGATGGGTATTTTACTTCCGTCATTGATATTTGCTCAGTTTAACATGCTCGATCTGGGGTTGACACTATCATTAGGTGCTGTATGTGTTTGCGTTGTTGATACTCCCGGGCCGCCTGTTTATAAACGTAACAGTATGCTGATATGTAATGCCCTGATATTTGTTGTGGCAATAATTACAGGCTTTGCCCGCATGAATATCTATTTGCTGGGATTAGAAGTTGTATTATTCAGCTTTATATTTTCCATGTTTACCGTGTATGGCAACAGGGCAACGTCTGTGGGCTCTGCCGCTTTGCTAATCATGATATTTGTGATGGACCGCGCTTTGCAACCCAACCAAATACTTACCTATACACTACAAATTACAGCCGGCGGAATATGGTATATGGTCATGAGCCTTTTATTTTTCCGCATCCGGCCGTATAGGGCAACGCAACAGGCGCTTGGCGAGAATATATTAGATGTGGTTAAGTTTTTGCGGATCAAAGCCGATTTTTACCTTATTGAAACTGACATTGACGAAAATTACCGCAAACTGGTTTCGCAGCAAATTAAAGTTAGCCAGCACCAGGATGTAGTGCGGGAGCTTTTATTTAAAAGCCGGGAGTTGGTGAAAGAGTCGACCCATGCCAGCCGTATCCTGGTGTTAACCTTTGTTGACCTGGTAGACATGTTTGAGCAGATTATGGCTACGCATTACGATTACCAGGAAATCAGGGATCGTTTCGGGAAAACCGACGTACTTGAACACATCGGGCATATTGTACAAAGAATGGCCAACGAGCTTGAAAACATAGGTTATGCCGTACTAACCAATACCCGATACCGCGAAGTTTATGATTTTGGCCCTGACCTTGAAGAATTAAAAATAGAAATAGACAACACGCCCGGTAACGCGTGGACGCAAAGTAACCTGGTACTGAAAAAGATCCTGGTCAATGTGCGCGACCTGGGCCAGAAGATTGGCGACATTTGCAGGTACTTCAATTCGTCATCGTCCAAAGACTTACTTAAAAACCCTGAAGGTGTTGAATATACCAAGTTTGTATCCCATCAGGATTATTCTCCTGAGGTATTTTTCAATAATATTACTTTTACTTCCAGCGCATTTAAACATGCTTTGCGGGTTTCGCTGGTGTGTATGGCGGGCTTTATAATTACAAAAAGTAATGGCCTGCTCGAAGTAATTAACCAGGTAACAGGAAAAAAAATAGTTTTTGGCCACCACAGTTATTGGGTATTGCTTACTGTGATTGTCATACTTAAACCAGGATACAGCCTTTCTAAACAAAGAAATGTTGAACGTGTTGGCGGAACAATTATTGGAGGGATCGTTGGTGTATTGGTACTTAGCTTTGTACATAACCGAACTGTAGAAGTACTTTTCCTGATGGTATTTATGGTTGGGGCTTATAGCTTTTTGCGTGTTAATTATATTACCAGCGTTATTTTCATGACGCCTTATGTACTCATCCTGTTCAAGTTTTTAGGTGTTGGGCATTTAGATGTAGCAGAAGAGCGCATTATTGATACCTTGATAGGTGCTGTTATTGCATTTTTGGCAAGTTACCTGTTGTTCCCTACATGGGAGTCAGACCAGTTGATAACTACTGCACGGGACGTGGTTGATTCAAATAACAAATATTTGATTACCATTGGAGAAAACCTGATAGGCCGCCCAATCAGTGTAACAGATTATAAATTGGCCCGTAAAGATGTGTTTGTGAACTCGGCCAATCTTTCAGCTGCATTTGAGCGGATGATTTCTGAACCTCAAAGTAAACAACGTAAAAGCAAAGATGTACACAAGTATGTGGTACTTAACCATATCTTATCTTCTTACCTTGCTACCATTGCATCAAATCTTGCCGGTAAAAGCCTGACAGGCATACGTACGGATAATCTTAAAGCCTTAAAGAAAAATGTTGCCGTACTTAACGAGGTTACTAAAAAACTTGGTGGCATGCCTGTCGAATTTAACACAGAAAACCCATCTGTTGTTGCTGAAGATACCAACGCAGATCAGGATCTACTGCGGGACCAATTAGGCTTCATTAATAAAATAAGCACCGATATTAACCGCGTAACAGATGCTATTATAACAATTCATTAG
- the hscB gene encoding Fe-S protein assembly co-chaperone HscB produces MINYFEFYNIPEAFEIDQAALKKQFYDLSKKYHPDFYANEGDEKQQEILELSTINNNAYKTLSDPNKRLAYILKQHNLLEEGAKPQLPADFLMEMMELNERLMEVDDAEQLASITAEVLAVENDLQAQFNELTADYQTLDDTAKEDRLNHVADIYYRQKYLLRIRESLDTFASRF; encoded by the coding sequence ATGATCAACTACTTTGAATTTTATAATATTCCCGAAGCTTTTGAAATAGACCAAGCTGCCCTTAAAAAGCAGTTTTATGACCTGAGCAAAAAATACCACCCTGACTTTTATGCCAACGAGGGCGACGAGAAGCAGCAGGAGATACTGGAACTATCAACCATTAATAATAACGCTTATAAAACTTTAAGCGACCCTAATAAACGGCTTGCTTATATTTTAAAGCAGCATAATTTATTGGAAGAAGGGGCGAAACCGCAACTGCCGGCCGACTTTTTAATGGAGATGATGGAACTTAACGAGCGCCTGATGGAGGTGGATGATGCCGAACAACTGGCATCAATTACGGCAGAAGTGCTTGCTGTTGAAAATGATTTGCAGGCGCAGTTTAATGAGTTAACAGCAGATTATCAGACACTTGATGACACGGCCAAAGAGGACAGACTGAACCATGTTGCAGATATTTACTATAGACAAAAATATTTGTTGCGGATTAGGGAGAGTTTAGATACATTTGCATCCCGGTTCTGA
- a CDS encoding DUF763 domain-containing protein — protein sequence MKRSGSADLPLHNGFVPMWLAERMAKLGLAVAEIMVMDFGSDEFIRRLSDPFWFQSLGAVMGMDWHSSGITTSVMGALKRALNPHAKELGIYIAGGKGKYSRQTPDELLIIGDRTGLNGNELAHCSKLAAKVDNTAIQDGYQLYLHNFVVSKTGQWTVIQQGMNDANSTARRYHWHSEGLKSFVNDPHTFIYGKNSGYILNMAAGEAESSRHAVMQMSAEHPNDMLAEAHKLVMPRHHDVRAEDVDLKRLGAVLWLAHEKQPKDFEDLLMLEGVGPRTLQSLALVSEVIYGAPSRFKDPARYSFAHGGKDGHPFPVPTKTYDETIGVLNTAIYKAKIGQSEKKEAIKRLTDIAQRAEQDFTPNANFDQVIQQERDNSWRYGGRTVFGKAKPPQNLQLRLF from the coding sequence ATGAAACGTTCGGGATCAGCGGATTTACCTTTACATAATGGCTTTGTGCCCATGTGGCTTGCCGAACGCATGGCTAAACTTGGCCTCGCCGTAGCCGAAATTATGGTGATGGATTTTGGCAGCGATGAATTTATCCGCCGGTTGAGTGATCCTTTCTGGTTTCAAAGCCTGGGTGCTGTTATGGGGATGGACTGGCATTCGTCGGGTATTACCACATCGGTTATGGGGGCTTTAAAGCGGGCACTTAATCCGCATGCCAAAGAATTAGGGATTTACATTGCAGGTGGCAAGGGTAAGTACTCCAGACAAACGCCTGATGAACTACTGATTATTGGCGACCGCACAGGCCTGAACGGAAATGAGTTAGCACATTGCAGTAAACTGGCCGCCAAGGTGGATAACACTGCCATTCAGGATGGTTACCAGCTTTATCTGCACAACTTTGTAGTAAGCAAAACAGGCCAGTGGACGGTAATACAACAAGGCATGAACGATGCCAACAGCACAGCCCGGCGTTATCACTGGCATTCAGAAGGCTTAAAATCTTTTGTAAATGACCCTCATACATTTATTTATGGCAAAAACAGCGGCTATATTTTAAATATGGCTGCAGGCGAGGCTGAAAGTTCGCGCCATGCAGTAATGCAAATGTCGGCAGAGCATCCAAATGATATGTTAGCAGAAGCGCATAAGCTGGTAATGCCAAGGCACCATGATGTACGTGCAGAAGATGTTGACCTGAAACGCTTAGGTGCTGTTTTGTGGCTGGCGCATGAAAAGCAGCCAAAGGATTTTGAAGATCTGCTAATGCTGGAAGGTGTTGGCCCAAGAACTTTGCAATCGCTGGCTTTAGTAAGCGAAGTAATTTATGGCGCGCCGTCAAGATTTAAAGATCCGGCAAGATATTCATTTGCGCATGGTGGTAAAGACGGGCATCCGTTTCCAGTACCTACCAAAACTTATGACGAAACTATAGGTGTGTTGAATACGGCGATATACAAAGCCAAAATTGGCCAGTCGGAGAAGAAAGAGGCCATTAAAAGATTGACTGACATTGCGCAACGCGCAGAGCAAGACTTCACCCCTAACGCAAATTTTGACCAGGTGATACAACAGGAACGTGACAATTCATGGCGCTATGGCGGACGTACGGTGTTCGGCAAGGCCAAACCACCGCAAAATTTACAACTGAGATTATTTTAA
- a CDS encoding MFS transporter has product MNIFRSLKYRNFKLFFYGQSVSLIGTWMQKTAVSWLVYRLTGSALLLGIVTFVSLIPSLILSPYAGSYIDRHNRFKVLVATQVISMLQAGALAAMIFFKFYNMSGIIFLSLVQGIINAFDVTCRQSIMVEMIENKEDLPNAIALNSTMTNLARIAGPAVAGIILSTLGEDFCFVSNFLSYIPVLACLFMMKLDVKQSIKPQTDIWVELKQGFKYVAGEKEISSLIIMLTISSLFVIPFNTLMPIFAKDIFNGTAKTFSWFESAAGLGSVISAIYMATLKNSKGLMRIMTFACAIFGVSILLLAYAKALPVALIFMTLSGVGMMAQTSTINTYIQTHAAPNMRARAISYYVMAYQGMIPVGSLLIGALASSLGARTAVAIEGFIGIAATIGFLLYRNHVTDGNLLNRKRLSFGK; this is encoded by the coding sequence ATGAATATTTTCCGATCACTCAAATACCGCAACTTCAAGCTCTTTTTCTACGGACAATCAGTATCTCTTATTGGTACCTGGATGCAAAAAACAGCCGTTAGCTGGTTGGTTTACCGCCTTACCGGTTCGGCATTGTTACTGGGTATCGTGACTTTTGTAAGCCTGATACCATCGTTGATATTATCGCCTTATGCAGGCAGTTATATCGACAGACATAACCGTTTTAAGGTTCTGGTTGCTACACAGGTGATCTCCATGCTGCAGGCTGGTGCGCTTGCCGCCATGATCTTCTTTAAATTCTATAACATGTCGGGCATTATATTTCTGAGCCTTGTACAAGGTATCATTAATGCTTTTGACGTTACCTGCCGCCAATCTATCATGGTGGAAATGATAGAGAATAAGGAAGACCTACCCAATGCCATTGCCCTTAACTCAACCATGACTAACCTGGCACGTATTGCCGGACCAGCAGTTGCCGGTATTATACTGAGCACCCTTGGCGAAGACTTTTGTTTTGTAAGCAACTTTTTAAGCTATATACCTGTGCTTGCCTGCTTGTTTATGATGAAGCTGGATGTTAAGCAAAGCATCAAGCCACAAACTGATATTTGGGTAGAGCTTAAACAAGGTTTTAAATATGTGGCTGGCGAAAAAGAGATCAGCAGCCTGATTATTATGCTGACCATCAGTAGTTTGTTTGTAATCCCTTTTAATACGCTAATGCCGATTTTTGCTAAAGATATCTTCAACGGTACAGCCAAAACTTTTAGCTGGTTTGAAAGTGCAGCCGGATTGGGCTCTGTAATAAGTGCAATCTACATGGCCACACTTAAAAACAGCAAAGGGCTAATGCGGATCATGACATTTGCATGCGCCATTTTTGGTGTCAGTATTTTATTACTGGCTTACGCAAAAGCTTTACCTGTAGCCCTGATCTTTATGACCTTAAGCGGTGTGGGTATGATGGCGCAAACATCAACCATAAATACGTACATACAAACCCATGCAGCACCAAATATGCGTGCTCGCGCTATCAGTTATTATGTGATGGCTTACCAGGGTATGATACCTGTGGGTAGCTTGCTGATAGGTGCATTGGCCAGTAGCCTGGGTGCCAGGACAGCCGTTGCCATTGAAGGCTTTATCGGTATTGCAGCTACCATAGGCTTTTTGCTGTACCGTAACCATGTTACCGATGGCAACTTGCTGAACAGAAAACGCCTGAGCTTTGGTAAATAA
- a CDS encoding winged helix-turn-helix transcriptional regulator — protein sequence MAAEKNEIKYHGVQECPITATIDVIGGKWKPIIIWLLLEKPVRFGELHKTIDGIALKVLSRQLKELEADGIIIRKAYPEIPPRVEYSLSEKGRSLQKIMQLLSDWSRENILNTTQKSPNN from the coding sequence ATGGCTGCAGAAAAAAATGAAATAAAATATCACGGCGTTCAGGAATGCCCCATCACGGCCACTATTGATGTGATTGGCGGCAAGTGGAAGCCCATCATTATTTGGCTGCTTTTGGAAAAGCCTGTGCGTTTTGGCGAACTGCACAAAACCATTGATGGCATAGCGCTGAAGGTATTGTCGCGCCAGTTGAAAGAGCTTGAGGCAGATGGTATCATCATCCGTAAAGCATATCCGGAGATACCGCCTCGGGTTGAATATTCGTTAAGCGAGAAAGGCAGATCCCTGCAAAAGATCATGCAGCTACTTTCAGACTGGAGCCGGGAAAATATCCTGAATACGACACAAAAAAGCCCTAACAATTAA
- a CDS encoding phosphoenolpyruvate carboxylase yields MSSSTHLNQRESVFNQEVITRFELYNSLFLTLPFYQVKDTGNLLPFFSAHCEKGAANQDSPAEIIKSFFEKYVPGIDEKEQLNRLFRFIQYIERQVVLFDAIEDSSFNKITRFEDSGTLQNLLQQMSGDEQMRETIKEKLQNYSLRIVLTAHPTQFYPSRVLTIMTDLIDALKTNDINSIDVLLQQLGKTPFFNKQSPTPVDEAVSLIWFLENVFYHALAGMQNKLNEAFDADQFTHQLLEMGFWPGGDRDGNPNVKTDSTKTVASILRQVIFRCYYRDFRNVKRRITFRGVENAMAELESILYENAFSPKEDAVDLQSKMLDLLQQIKDVLIADHYSLFTEIIDDLVHKIKLFGCYFATLDIRQDSRVLRKVYAYITNQTGVQLPENYNELEEQEKLKHITFPEADFHCPDDLEDALIKDTLNTIRLVKKIQQQNGVKGCERFIISNCQQASDILQLIDLFLLSGWKKEELTIDFMPLFETVNDLKVAAQVMETLYSHPFYKQHLATRGNKQSIMLGFSDSTKDGGYLMANWSIYKAKVELTAMARKYDIDLAFFDGRGGPPARGGGKTHRFYASMGKEIANNHIQLTIQGQTVSSQYGSVDTARFNLEQLFNAGIVSALHQNHKDLLDERHKELISIMAQESYDLFMGLRTHPLFTEYLEKLSPLKLLSGVNISSRPTKRNSDAPLKLEDLRAISFVTSWSQLKQNIPGFYGVGTALNKMKNEGHWEEVVDLYQRSGFFKTMIDNCMMSMSKSDFRVTAHLKNDEKFGAFWTMLYNEYELTKKVLLELSNTQILMETAPVERKSIAARERIVLPLVMIQHFALDCLNKGCDEELTQVYNKLVIRTVYGIVNAGRNLA; encoded by the coding sequence ATGTCGTCTTCAACACATCTGAACCAGCGCGAATCGGTTTTCAATCAGGAAGTAATTACCCGTTTCGAACTTTACAACAGCTTATTTTTGACCTTGCCTTTTTACCAGGTGAAGGATACGGGCAACCTGTTGCCATTTTTCAGCGCCCATTGCGAAAAAGGCGCTGCAAATCAGGATTCGCCTGCTGAAATCATCAAGTCGTTTTTTGAAAAGTATGTACCAGGTATTGATGAAAAAGAGCAGTTAAATCGCTTGTTCCGCTTTATACAGTACATAGAGCGCCAGGTGGTGTTGTTTGATGCCATTGAAGATTCTTCATTTAATAAGATCACCCGTTTTGAAGATAGCGGTACTTTGCAAAATTTATTGCAGCAAATGTCGGGTGACGAACAAATGCGAGAAACCATAAAGGAAAAGCTGCAAAACTATTCACTGAGAATTGTGCTTACTGCACACCCTACCCAGTTTTACCCAAGCAGGGTACTAACCATAATGACCGACCTGATCGATGCGTTAAAAACAAACGATATTAATTCTATTGATGTTTTATTGCAGCAATTAGGTAAAACGCCATTTTTTAATAAGCAATCGCCAACACCGGTTGACGAAGCCGTGAGCCTGATCTGGTTCCTGGAAAACGTATTTTATCATGCGCTTGCCGGGATGCAGAACAAGCTGAACGAAGCTTTTGATGCCGATCAGTTTACACATCAGCTTTTAGAAATGGGTTTTTGGCCGGGAGGCGACAGGGACGGTAATCCGAATGTTAAGACTGACTCGACCAAAACAGTTGCATCAATATTGCGCCAGGTTATTTTCCGTTGCTATTACCGCGATTTCAGGAATGTAAAGCGCCGCATTACTTTCCGTGGGGTTGAAAACGCAATGGCTGAACTGGAAAGCATACTTTACGAGAATGCATTCAGCCCTAAAGAAGATGCCGTTGACCTGCAAAGTAAAATGCTTGATCTGTTGCAGCAAATAAAGGATGTACTTATTGCCGATCATTACAGTTTATTTACAGAGATTATTGATGATCTGGTACATAAAATTAAGCTGTTCGGCTGTTACTTCGCCACTTTAGATATACGCCAGGATAGCCGCGTTTTGCGTAAAGTGTATGCCTATATCACAAACCAGACAGGTGTGCAGTTACCTGAGAACTATAACGAGCTTGAAGAGCAGGAAAAACTCAAACATATTACGTTCCCCGAAGCCGACTTTCATTGCCCTGATGATTTAGAAGATGCGCTGATAAAAGACACCCTAAACACCATCCGACTGGTAAAGAAGATACAGCAACAAAATGGGGTAAAGGGTTGTGAACGATTCATCATCAGTAACTGCCAGCAAGCTTCAGATATTTTGCAATTGATTGATCTGTTCCTTTTAAGCGGATGGAAAAAAGAAGAATTGACCATTGACTTTATGCCATTGTTTGAAACCGTTAATGACCTTAAGGTAGCAGCACAGGTAATGGAAACACTTTACAGCCATCCTTTTTATAAGCAACACCTGGCTACGCGCGGTAATAAACAAAGCATCATGCTTGGTTTTTCTGATAGTACCAAAGATGGTGGTTACCTGATGGCCAACTGGTCAATATATAAAGCAAAAGTTGAACTTACTGCCATGGCGCGCAAGTATGATATCGACCTGGCGTTTTTTGATGGGAGGGGCGGCCCGCCGGCACGTGGAGGCGGTAAAACACACCGTTTTTATGCGTCAATGGGTAAAGAGATTGCCAATAACCATATCCAGCTTACCATACAGGGGCAAACCGTTAGTTCGCAATATGGCTCTGTAGATACCGCACGTTTTAACCTGGAACAGCTATTTAATGCTGGTATCGTTTCGGCATTGCACCAAAATCACAAAGATCTGCTGGATGAAAGGCACAAGGAACTGATCTCTATCATGGCTCAGGAGAGCTACGATCTGTTTATGGGTTTACGTACGCACCCTTTGTTTACAGAATACCTGGAGAAGCTTAGTCCACTGAAATTACTTTCTGGTGTAAATATCAGTAGCCGGCCAACTAAACGGAACAGCGATGCTCCGCTTAAACTGGAAGACCTTCGTGCCATTAGCTTTGTAACTTCATGGAGCCAGTTAAAACAAAATATTCCGGGTTTTTATGGTGTGGGTACAGCTTTAAATAAAATGAAGAACGAGGGGCATTGGGAAGAGGTGGTTGACCTTTACCAGCGTTCGGGCTTTTTTAAGACAATGATTGATAACTGCATGATGTCCATGTCTAAATCAGATTTCCGGGTAACGGCACATTTAAAAAATGATGAAAAATTTGGTGCGTTTTGGACTATGCTGTACAACGAATATGAACTTACCAAAAAAGTGCTGCTCGAACTTAGCAATACTCAAATTTTAATGGAAACGGCGCCGGTAGAAAGAAAGTCTATCGCAGCCCGCGAACGTATTGTATTGCCATTAGTGATGATACAGCATTTCGCGCTTGATTGCCTGAACAAAGGCTGCGATGAAGAGTTGACACAGGTTTATAATAAATTAGTAATCCGTACGGTTTATGGTATTGTAAATGCCGGAAGAAACCTGGCATAA
- a CDS encoding LysR substrate-binding domain-containing protein: protein MEIRQLSYFVKAAELLHFTEAAAAVYITQSTLSQQIKLLEQELGLPLFDRLGKQVRLTEAGKVFLTHARRILLNVEKGKQAIADLNNLVTGELRIGVTYAFTSLILPVLPVFTKRYPSVKINLEYGAPEILENKLKQSELDLILAFHNQNNDPDFDLQPLSKSDIVMVVSKKNPLAKLGSISLKDILSRNLILPAKGFSSRNFVDELFEQRKIKPAIKIEMNDMHSLLSLVQNSDEISIINEKALIGWEKLAAIPISGRKLTRQSYIIWHKGAYRNKAAVIFAEELLKVSNKV, encoded by the coding sequence ATGGAGATACGGCAGTTAAGTTATTTTGTTAAAGCGGCCGAGTTACTGCACTTTACAGAGGCAGCCGCAGCGGTATACATCACACAGTCTACCCTGTCGCAGCAAATCAAACTGCTGGAGCAGGAACTTGGGCTTCCCTTGTTTGACCGTTTGGGCAAACAGGTGCGCTTAACCGAAGCAGGCAAAGTGTTTTTAACCCATGCCAGGCGCATTTTACTGAATGTGGAGAAAGGCAAACAGGCCATTGCCGACCTCAATAACCTGGTTACCGGGGAATTGCGCATTGGTGTTACTTATGCTTTTACATCACTCATATTACCCGTGTTGCCGGTGTTTACCAAGCGGTACCCATCCGTAAAAATCAATTTGGAATATGGTGCACCGGAGATATTAGAAAACAAGCTCAAGCAATCGGAACTTGATCTGATACTGGCTTTCCATAACCAGAACAACGATCCCGACTTTGATTTGCAGCCGCTTTCCAAATCTGATATTGTGATGGTGGTATCAAAGAAGAACCCGCTGGCTAAATTGGGATCCATTTCCTTAAAGGACATATTGAGCCGTAACCTTATTTTACCGGCTAAAGGTTTCAGCTCACGCAATTTTGTAGACGAACTTTTTGAGCAACGCAAGATTAAACCTGCTATTAAGATTGAAATGAATGATATGCACTCGCTGCTATCATTGGTACAAAACAGCGACGAGATCAGTATCATCAATGAAAAAGCGCTGATTGGCTGGGAAAAGCTGGCAGCCATTCCTATCAGCGGGCGAAAGCTGACCAGGCAGTCGTACATTATATGGCATAAAGGTGCTTACAGAAATAAAGCCGCTGTAATTTTTGCCGAAGAATTATTAAAAGTAAGCAACAAAGTATAA
- a CDS encoding short chain dehydrogenase, whose protein sequence is MKIVIVGATGTIGKHVVKALEKDNEIIKVGSKSGDYQVDITSAESIKQLFEKIGKFDALISTTGDGHFGPLNEMTETEFRIGLNSKLMGQVNLVLIGQHYINPKGSFTITSGSLSHDPIKLGAAVSTVNGALNSFVIGASVELDNGVRINAVSPGVVEDSPAYFPYFPGNVPATMHQVAQAYVKSVLGAQTGQVFEVAG, encoded by the coding sequence ATGAAAATTGTAATTGTAGGTGCTACAGGCACTATAGGTAAACATGTTGTAAAAGCACTTGAAAAAGATAATGAGATTATAAAAGTTGGTTCAAAAAGTGGCGACTATCAGGTTGATATCACATCTGCCGAATCAATTAAACAATTATTTGAAAAGATCGGAAAGTTTGATGCATTAATTAGCACAACCGGCGACGGTCACTTTGGTCCTTTGAATGAAATGACTGAAACCGAGTTTAGGATTGGGTTAAACAGCAAATTAATGGGACAGGTTAACCTGGTTCTTATCGGTCAGCATTATATTAATCCAAAAGGATCATTCACTATTACATCGGGAAGTTTAAGCCATGACCCTATTAAGTTGGGTGCGGCAGTAAGTACTGTAAATGGCGCGCTTAATTCGTTTGTTATTGGTGCATCTGTCGAATTGGATAATGGTGTACGCATTAATGCAGTTAGTCCGGGTGTGGTGGAAGATTCACCGGCGTATTTTCCATACTTTCCGGGGAACGTTCCTGCAACTATGCATCAGGTAGCGCAAGCTTATGTAAAAAGTGTTTTAGGTGCACAAACGGGCCAGGTGTTTGAAGTAGCAGGCTGA